A stretch of Pseudomonas sp. LS.1a DNA encodes these proteins:
- a CDS encoding diaminopropionate ammonia-lyase: MFVSNPKAGRQPYPQALQEVMSIAKAEESRQWLAGWARLNAGATPLYSLPDLAAELGVAQLTVKDESVRSELGSFKALGAPIALVRLILRTFPAQQFDPRGLLAGQYANLLAPFTVVSATDGNHGKGLAAAAQSIGCHCVIVLHANVSIEREQAIAAYGARIVRIAGNYDESVQHAAELAASNGWTVVSDTSYEGYEVIPRDVMQGYGTIAAEIIEATAGQPPFTHVFLQGGVGGLAAGIVSYLWEHYGAQRPLMVMVEPEQADCLYQSALLGKPARATGSVDSVMAGLACGETSPLAWRFLEPSVDYFMTITDDQAVAAMRRLAAGSARDIPLVAGESSVAGLAGLAHLVTDAGAAADLGLDGNARILFISTEGATAPGVYADLLGESASSVLARQQTWVRT; encoded by the coding sequence ATGTTTGTTTCCAACCCCAAGGCTGGCCGCCAGCCTTACCCGCAAGCGTTGCAGGAGGTGATGAGCATCGCCAAGGCTGAAGAAAGCCGCCAGTGGCTGGCCGGCTGGGCGCGCTTGAACGCAGGTGCTACGCCGCTGTACAGCCTGCCTGACCTGGCCGCGGAGCTGGGCGTTGCCCAGCTGACGGTGAAGGACGAATCGGTGCGTTCGGAACTGGGCAGTTTCAAGGCGCTGGGCGCGCCGATTGCCCTGGTCCGGCTGATCCTGCGTACCTTCCCCGCGCAGCAGTTCGACCCGCGCGGCTTGCTGGCAGGCCAGTACGCGAACCTGCTGGCCCCCTTCACCGTGGTCAGCGCCACCGATGGCAACCATGGCAAGGGCCTGGCGGCTGCCGCGCAAAGCATCGGCTGCCACTGCGTGATCGTGCTGCATGCCAACGTCAGCATAGAGCGCGAGCAGGCGATTGCCGCCTACGGCGCGCGGATCGTGCGCATTGCCGGCAATTACGACGAGTCGGTCCAGCACGCTGCGGAGCTGGCGGCCAGCAACGGCTGGACCGTGGTTTCCGATACCTCTTATGAGGGCTACGAAGTGATCCCGCGTGATGTGATGCAGGGCTACGGCACCATCGCCGCAGAAATCATCGAAGCCACTGCCGGCCAGCCGCCTTTCACCCACGTGTTCCTGCAGGGCGGGGTGGGTGGCCTGGCGGCTGGCATCGTCAGCTACCTGTGGGAGCACTACGGCGCACAACGCCCATTGATGGTCATGGTCGAGCCGGAGCAGGCGGACTGCCTGTACCAGAGTGCCTTGCTCGGCAAACCGGCCAGGGCGACCGGTTCGGTGGACTCGGTAATGGCGGGCCTGGCGTGCGGCGAGACATCGCCATTGGCCTGGCGATTCCTTGAGCCGAGCGTCGATTACTTCATGACCATCACCGATGACCAGGCTGTTGCCGCCATGCGCCGCCTGGCGGCTGGCAGCGCTCGCGACATTCCACTGGTGGCGGGTGAGTCCAGCGTCGCCGGCCTGGCCGGGCTTGCCCACCTGGTAACGGATGCTGGCGCAGCTGCCGACCTGGGTCTCGACGGCAACGCCCGCATCCTCTTCATCAGTACCGAAGGCGCCACCGCCCCTGGCGTCTACGCCGATCTGCTGGGCGAGTCGGCCAGCTCGGTACTGGCACGCCAGCAAACCTGGGTACGCACCTGA
- a CDS encoding Lrp/AsnC family transcriptional regulator, producing MPLDHFDLALLDAVQRDAGTSQLDLGAQVNLSSAAVNRRLKKLTADGVIRGTVAQVNPEQLGYTLTVITEVEVENERLDLLDEMKRAFLACPQVQQCYYVAGECDFVLIMLVRHMEQYTQLTRELFFENNNVKRFKTLVSMSNVKTGLFVPTLTD from the coding sequence ATGCCCCTCGATCACTTCGACCTGGCCCTGCTCGATGCCGTGCAGCGCGACGCCGGCACTTCACAGCTGGACCTCGGTGCGCAGGTCAACCTGTCCTCGGCGGCGGTCAACCGGCGCCTGAAGAAGCTGACGGCCGACGGCGTGATCCGCGGCACGGTGGCACAGGTGAACCCGGAGCAGCTGGGGTACACGCTGACCGTGATCACCGAGGTTGAAGTGGAGAACGAGCGCCTGGACCTGCTGGACGAGATGAAACGCGCCTTCCTCGCCTGCCCGCAGGTGCAACAGTGCTACTACGTGGCCGGGGAATGCGATTTCGTGCTGATCATGCTGGTGCGGCACATGGAGCAGTACACCCAGCTGACCCGTGAGCTGTTCTTCGAGAACAACAACGTCAAGCGCTTCAAGACACTGGTGTCGATGAGCAATGTGAAGACTGGCCTTTTCGTGCCGACCCTCACGGATTGA
- a CDS encoding M20 aminoacylase family protein: MSNDPAFEQRLKHWRHAFHRHPETGFEEFDTAEQVASILASFGLEVHRGIGGTGLVASLTVGDGPGVIGLRADMDALNITEQAHERPHASCNHGKMHACGHDGHMAMVLGAADLLCRERNFNGTVRFLFQPAEEHGRGAKAMMADGLFERFPVDALYGAHNMPGMPAGHIATRAGGIMASEDNFVIHIQGKGTHAARPHMGIDPMVIGAEIVLALQTIVARNVDPSLSAVVSCTEFITDGIRNAIPTHVTIKGDTRSYSPEVQRLLEKRMREISEGICHLHGATCRFEYSHEFAPTVNWAANTEIAVTAARNVVGAQAVNAEVMPMMISEDFGAFLQQVPGNFVFIGNGTEGEAGATPLHNASYDFNDAILATGARYFAEVARVSLPR, encoded by the coding sequence ATGAGCAATGACCCTGCATTCGAACAGCGCCTCAAGCACTGGCGGCACGCGTTTCACCGCCACCCGGAAACCGGCTTCGAAGAGTTCGACACTGCCGAACAGGTCGCCAGCATCCTGGCCAGCTTTGGCCTGGAGGTGCACCGAGGCATCGGTGGCACTGGCCTGGTTGCCAGCCTCACTGTCGGTGACGGCCCGGGCGTGATCGGCCTGCGTGCCGACATGGATGCCCTGAACATCACCGAACAGGCGCATGAACGGCCCCATGCGTCCTGCAACCACGGCAAGATGCACGCCTGCGGCCATGACGGGCACATGGCGATGGTACTGGGGGCCGCAGACCTGCTGTGCCGCGAGCGAAACTTCAACGGTACCGTGCGTTTCCTGTTCCAGCCGGCCGAGGAGCATGGACGCGGGGCCAAGGCGATGATGGCCGATGGCTTGTTCGAGCGCTTCCCGGTCGATGCCCTGTATGGCGCGCACAACATGCCGGGCATGCCGGCTGGCCATATTGCCACGCGGGCTGGCGGGATCATGGCCAGCGAGGACAACTTCGTCATCCACATCCAGGGCAAGGGTACCCATGCCGCACGGCCGCACATGGGCATCGACCCGATGGTGATCGGTGCCGAGATCGTGCTGGCCTTGCAGACCATTGTCGCGCGCAATGTCGACCCGAGCCTTTCAGCAGTGGTTTCCTGCACCGAGTTCATTACTGATGGCATCCGCAATGCGATACCTACCCATGTCACGATCAAGGGCGACACCCGCAGTTACAGCCCCGAGGTACAACGCTTGCTGGAGAAGCGCATGCGCGAGATCAGCGAGGGTATCTGCCACTTGCACGGTGCAACCTGCCGGTTCGAGTACAGCCACGAGTTTGCGCCGACGGTGAACTGGGCGGCTAACACGGAAATTGCCGTGACGGCGGCGCGCAATGTGGTGGGGGCGCAGGCGGTGAATGCCGAAGTGATGCCGATGATGATTTCCGAGGACTTCGGTGCGTTCCTGCAGCAGGTGCCGGGCAACTTCGTGTTCATCGGCAATGGTACCGAGGGCGAGGCGGGGGCTACGCCGTTGCATAACGCTTCGTATGATTTCAACGATGCGATCCTGGCGACCGGGGCCCGCTATTTTGCCGAGGTGGCAAGGGTCAGCCTGCCGCGTTGA
- a CDS encoding endonuclease, producing the protein MKSLLYAVSLLFSFTLPALANPPATFTEAKVVAKQKVYMDQASSAMGDLYCGCKWTWVGKSGGRIDAASCGYQTRKQQNRAERTEWEHIVPAYTFGNQRQCWKNGGREHCVDDDPVFRAMEADLFNLYPAVGEVNGDRSNFNYGMVAGNAGQYGQCSTKVDFVQRAAEPRDEVKGLVARTTFYMYDRYKLSMSRQQQQLLMAWDKQHPVSAWEKERDRRIAAIMGHANPFVTGERKWTANYKPVGSGVVQAVPAKAAKPEAKPSLASAEPVGAVLGNRNSHVYHLSVGCPGYTQVTAKNQVTFATEGEAQAAGYRKAGNCR; encoded by the coding sequence ATGAAATCACTGCTTTACGCCGTATCCTTACTATTTTCCTTCACCCTCCCCGCCCTGGCCAACCCGCCGGCGACCTTCACCGAGGCCAAGGTAGTGGCCAAGCAGAAGGTGTACATGGACCAGGCCAGTAGTGCCATGGGCGACCTGTACTGCGGCTGCAAATGGACCTGGGTGGGCAAGTCCGGCGGGCGTATCGATGCCGCCTCGTGTGGCTACCAGACCCGCAAGCAGCAGAACCGAGCAGAGCGCACCGAATGGGAGCACATCGTGCCGGCCTATACCTTTGGCAACCAGCGCCAGTGCTGGAAGAACGGTGGCCGCGAGCATTGCGTGGATGACGACCCGGTGTTCCGCGCCATGGAGGCCGACCTGTTCAACCTGTACCCGGCAGTAGGCGAGGTCAACGGCGACCGCAGCAATTTCAACTACGGCATGGTTGCTGGCAATGCAGGGCAATACGGGCAGTGCAGCACCAAGGTCGACTTCGTGCAGCGTGCTGCCGAACCCCGTGACGAAGTGAAAGGCCTGGTCGCCCGCACCACCTTCTATATGTACGACCGCTACAAGCTGAGCATGTCGCGCCAACAGCAACAGTTGCTGATGGCCTGGGACAAACAGCACCCGGTGTCGGCCTGGGAAAAAGAGCGTGACCGGCGCATTGCCGCGATCATGGGGCATGCCAACCCCTTCGTGACCGGGGAACGCAAATGGACCGCCAACTACAAGCCGGTCGGCAGTGGCGTGGTGCAAGCGGTGCCGGCGAAGGCTGCCAAGCCAGAGGCCAAGCCGAGCCTGGCCAGTGCCGAGCCGGTAGGAGCGGTGCTTGGCAACCGCAACAGCCACGTCTATCACCTCTCCGTCGGCTGCCCGGGCTATACCCAGGTTACCGCGAAGAACCAGGTCACCTTCGCCACCGAGGGTGAGGCGCAGGCAGCGGGGTATCGCAAGGCGGGCAACTGCCGCTGA
- a CDS encoding Zn-dependent hydrolase — protein MNASTPLQLNGALLLQQIRALGQVGVDATHGGRTRIALSDADKAGRDLLVGWMRELDLDVQVDRIGNIFGTLRAAADRGEQSPLMMGSHIDTVTNAGALDGCYGVLAGLAVVRAYREAGRLPERSITVGAFTNEEGVRYQPDMMGSLVYAGGLPLQQALDTLGTDGTRLGDELARIGYAGTLEPGAIVPHEYLELHIEQGPVLEAENTLIGVVENLQGISWQQVEVKGHANHAGTTPTHLRHDAGFVASAIVAELRAMAVDSGTTLATVGCMQFEPNVINVIPRKATFTVDLRDPDETCLAYAENRLSQYLEALAEREGVTITTERLVRFEPVIFDAGLADAIEASARRFGFSHRRMTSGAGHDAQMIARIAPAAMIFVPSQGGISHNPREHTDDEQLIQGAQVLLDVVSRRLTHA, from the coding sequence ATGAATGCGAGTACCCCACTGCAACTGAACGGCGCTTTGCTGCTGCAGCAGATCCGTGCACTCGGCCAGGTAGGTGTTGACGCCACGCATGGCGGGCGCACCCGGATCGCCCTGAGCGATGCCGACAAGGCCGGGCGCGACCTGCTGGTCGGCTGGATGCGCGAGCTTGACCTCGACGTGCAGGTCGACCGCATCGGCAACATTTTCGGTACGTTACGCGCAGCCGCTGACCGCGGCGAGCAAAGCCCGCTGATGATGGGTTCGCACATCGACACTGTCACCAACGCCGGAGCCCTGGATGGCTGCTATGGCGTGCTGGCCGGATTGGCGGTGGTTCGGGCGTACCGTGAGGCCGGGCGCTTGCCTGAGCGTTCGATCACCGTCGGCGCGTTCACCAATGAAGAGGGTGTGCGCTACCAGCCCGACATGATGGGCTCACTGGTTTACGCCGGCGGCCTGCCTTTGCAACAGGCACTGGATACCCTTGGCACCGACGGTACGCGCCTTGGCGATGAACTGGCGCGCATCGGCTATGCCGGCACGCTGGAGCCTGGCGCTATCGTGCCGCACGAATACCTCGAACTGCATATCGAGCAGGGGCCGGTCCTCGAAGCCGAAAACACCCTGATCGGCGTGGTCGAGAACCTGCAGGGCATTTCCTGGCAGCAAGTAGAGGTGAAGGGACACGCCAACCATGCCGGCACCACGCCGACCCACTTGCGCCATGATGCAGGCTTCGTCGCCAGTGCCATCGTCGCCGAGTTGCGCGCCATGGCCGTGGATTCCGGCACGACCTTGGCCACGGTCGGCTGCATGCAGTTCGAGCCGAACGTGATCAATGTCATCCCGCGCAAGGCCACCTTCACCGTTGACCTGCGCGACCCCGACGAAACCTGCCTGGCTTACGCCGAAAACCGCCTGAGCCAATACCTGGAGGCGCTCGCCGAGCGTGAAGGGGTCACCATTACCACCGAGCGCCTGGTGCGTTTCGAGCCGGTGATCTTCGACGCAGGGCTGGCCGATGCCATCGAAGCCTCGGCCCGGCGTTTCGGTTTCAGCCATCGGCGCATGACCTCTGGCGCCGGCCACGACGCGCAAATGATCGCCCGCATTGCCCCCGCCGCGATGATCTTCGTGCCCAGCCAGGGCGGCATCAGCCACAACCCGCGCGAGCATACCGATGACGAACAACTGATTCAGGGCGCCCAGGTGCTGCTGGATGTCGTCAGCCGTCGCCTGACCCACGCCTGA
- a CDS encoding YbhB/YbcL family Raf kinase inhibitor-like protein gives MNLKPWLLAALLPCSTLAVAGGQGALSISSSSFTDGGVIALQQVGPDPACGAGEERTPQLSWDNLPAGTRSLALIMFDPDGGKGIGVVHWIAYNIDPAQDGLKEGIAGLTGPGVTVGRNSRGTLSYRGPCPPAGDNPHHYALTLIATDLPLGTLPEGLDRSGLLQLLQGHALGAQSLVGRYGH, from the coding sequence ATGAACCTCAAACCCTGGCTGCTTGCCGCCCTGCTGCCGTGCAGCACCCTGGCCGTCGCTGGCGGCCAGGGTGCGCTGTCGATCAGTTCGTCGTCGTTCACCGATGGTGGCGTGATCGCCCTGCAGCAGGTTGGCCCGGACCCGGCCTGCGGCGCTGGCGAAGAGCGCACCCCGCAACTGAGCTGGGACAACCTCCCCGCAGGCACCCGGTCGCTGGCCCTGATCATGTTCGACCCGGACGGCGGCAAGGGTATTGGCGTGGTCCACTGGATCGCCTACAACATTGACCCGGCCCAGGATGGGCTGAAGGAAGGCATCGCCGGGCTGACCGGGCCAGGCGTGACCGTGGGTCGCAACTCGCGGGGCACGCTCAGCTACCGAGGCCCCTGCCCACCCGCCGGCGACAACCCGCACCACTACGCACTGACGCTGATCGCCACCGACCTGCCATTGGGCACCCTGCCCGAGGGCCTGGACCGCAGTGGCCTGCTGCAACTGCTGCAAGGCCACGCGCTAGGGGCGCAGAGCCTGGTCGGGCGCTATGGCCATTGA
- a CDS encoding LysR family transcriptional regulator has protein sequence MNLKALRCCVEIVRQGSFTKAAQHLHIAQPALSMAVTRLEEELGVTLFNRTTRKVILTAEGERFLPRIESALREMDVARQELRDMADLKRGEVRLGIPPMFGLHYVPGLMNAFRKLYPGIAMTVFEGSAEDIGHRLEQREIDLALLESRRVPPDKESILLGSDEMLACMHPDHPYAGKAFLTAEDLRNTDMVVFDRTFVQRHLLDAFFAEHGITYQVALQSNFVSLVVQAALDNMGVATLLRSVQQRTPGIVGVPFRPAQLMSFRLCWRSGEYLSLASKRFIDFAAQTHYLER, from the coding sequence AGCCGGCACTGAGCATGGCCGTTACCCGCCTTGAAGAAGAACTGGGCGTGACCCTGTTCAACCGCACCACGCGCAAAGTCATCCTGACGGCCGAGGGCGAACGGTTCCTGCCACGTATCGAATCGGCCCTGCGCGAAATGGATGTGGCCCGGCAGGAACTGCGCGACATGGCTGACCTGAAACGCGGCGAAGTACGCCTGGGTATCCCGCCGATGTTCGGCCTGCACTATGTGCCCGGGTTGATGAACGCCTTCCGCAAGCTGTACCCGGGCATAGCCATGACCGTGTTCGAAGGCAGCGCCGAGGACATTGGCCATCGCCTGGAACAACGGGAAATCGACCTGGCACTGCTAGAGTCCAGGCGCGTGCCGCCCGACAAGGAATCGATCCTGCTGGGCAGCGACGAGATGCTGGCGTGCATGCACCCTGACCATCCCTATGCCGGCAAGGCCTTCCTTACAGCCGAAGACCTGCGCAATACCGACATGGTGGTGTTCGACCGCACCTTCGTGCAACGCCACCTGCTGGACGCGTTCTTCGCCGAACATGGCATCACTTACCAGGTGGCGCTGCAAAGCAACTTCGTATCGCTGGTGGTGCAGGCCGCGCTGGACAACATGGGCGTGGCGACCCTGCTGCGCTCGGTGCAACAGCGCACGCCGGGCATCGTCGGCGTACCGTTCCGCCCGGCGCAGCTGATGAGCTTCAGGTTGTGCTGGCGCTCGGGGGAATACCTGTCGCTGGCCAGCAAGCGCTTCATCGACTTTGCCGCGCAGACCCATTACCTGGAGCGTTGA
- a CDS encoding MFS transporter, translating to MSVQELPPLPSKSTVAKMEAAMALGSFAIGTGEFAIMGLMPDIASNLQLSEPQVGHAISAYALGVMVGAPTLAIIGAKLLRKHMLLLLMALYALGNLATAFAPSFGGLVAFRFISGLPHGAYFGIAAVVASSMVAKDQRAGAVARVMMGLTLAMLLGNPVATLLGQYSGWRSAFVLVGAIALCTIALVWRFVPQRHDETRSNPRKELQAFTLPQVWMALGIASIGFAGMFCVFSYLAPTMLQVTQVSPQWIPFGLAAFGVGGIVGNIAGGKLFDRLQFRAVGLVLVWSIAVLLFFSFAAQALWSLLLGIGLVGTMIALAAPLQIRLMDIAHEAPSLAAASNHAAFNLANALGPWLGGMAITAGMGWTSTGYIGAATALVGLGIYLVARRMKGGH from the coding sequence ATGTCAGTTCAGGAATTACCCCCCCTCCCTAGCAAAAGCACCGTCGCAAAGATGGAAGCCGCCATGGCGCTGGGCAGCTTTGCGATCGGCACTGGCGAGTTCGCCATCATGGGCCTGATGCCCGACATCGCCAGTAACCTGCAATTGAGCGAGCCCCAGGTGGGCCATGCCATCAGCGCCTATGCGCTGGGGGTGATGGTCGGCGCCCCGACTCTGGCGATCATCGGTGCCAAGCTGTTGCGCAAGCACATGCTGCTGTTGCTGATGGCGCTGTATGCCCTTGGCAACCTGGCTACCGCCTTCGCCCCCTCGTTCGGTGGCCTGGTCGCCTTCCGCTTCATCAGCGGCCTGCCCCATGGCGCCTACTTCGGCATTGCGGCGGTGGTGGCGTCGAGCATGGTGGCCAAAGACCAGCGGGCGGGGGCCGTGGCCCGGGTGATGATGGGCCTGACCTTGGCCATGTTGCTCGGCAACCCGGTCGCCACCTTGCTGGGCCAGTATTCCGGCTGGCGCTCGGCGTTCGTATTGGTCGGCGCGATAGCCCTGTGCACCATAGCCCTGGTCTGGCGCTTCGTGCCCCAGCGCCACGATGAAACGCGCAGCAACCCGCGCAAGGAACTGCAAGCCTTCACCCTGCCGCAAGTGTGGATGGCGCTGGGCATCGCCTCGATCGGCTTTGCCGGCATGTTCTGTGTGTTCAGCTACCTGGCGCCGACGATGTTGCAGGTAACCCAGGTGTCGCCGCAGTGGATTCCGTTCGGCCTGGCAGCGTTCGGCGTGGGCGGCATCGTCGGCAACATCGCCGGCGGCAAACTGTTCGACCGCCTGCAGTTCCGCGCCGTGGGGCTGGTGCTGGTGTGGTCGATTGCCGTGCTGCTGTTCTTCAGCTTTGCCGCGCAGGCGCTGTGGAGCCTGCTGCTGGGCATTGGCCTGGTGGGGACCATGATTGCCCTGGCGGCACCGTTGCAGATCCGCCTGATGGACATTGCCCATGAAGCGCCAAGCCTGGCAGCGGCGTCGAACCATGCGGCATTCAACCTGGCCAATGCGCTGGGGCCGTGGCTGGGTGGCATGGCGATTACCGCGGGCATGGGCTGGACCAGCACCGGCTACATCGGCGCAGCGACGGCGCTGGTCGGGCTGGGGATCTACCTGGTGGCACGGCGGATGAAGGGCGGGCACTGA